The region ATCTTCATTGCAAAAGTTATAAAGCAAAAATCAATTCAAAAATAACTTTACGCTTATGGTGATATGACCTATAATGGTTATATTAATTATGTGTATTTATGATAGAACTTAGCGAATGTCCTAATTGTGCTTCTGATGACCAAGTTACAATAGCTGGTAAGATTTTTTGTATGCGCTGCGGTACCCCTGCTGAGGATAACGCCATGATCGCTGATGCCACAGCTGCTGCCCCAACCGATAGCCCACCAGCAGAAATTCCTGCGCCTCCTAAGCCTCCAGAGATAATCTCGCATCCAAGCGTCTCGAAATATTCAGACCAAAATGTCGCGCAACCCCAATTAGTGCCGAACTCTGAGGCTCCTACTGATGCTGAATCTAGTACCCAACCCGCCCAGGAACCTGTCATTACCCCAGCAATCCAGCCGACGCCAGAATTGAGCCCAAATCAATCATCACCAAGCACCCCAACCCTACCAGCCACTCCTAGCAATGGCACTGCTATGGAAGCAGCCCAAATTGATGCTGAAATTGCATCACTCTCAGCCCCAGCACCAGTCCCAGCACCAGCCCCAGCACCAGCCCCAGCACCGGCCGTAACACCTAATATGTCTACTCTTCCGCCCGCTCAGCCTATGCCTCCTGCCGTATTAACACCTAATACTGTTGCCGATGATATTACTACCCCGACAATCCCTGCCTTTCCCTCAGTACCAGCCACCCCAGCATTTGCAGTAGCCGCCCCGCAGCCGATATTGGATCTAAATACTGCTACACAATATACCCCTGCTCCGAATACCACACCTAACCCTATGCCGCCCCAACCCGGTGTATTATTCCCGCTAGCCCCGGTTGCCCCACCAGCATCGAACATAATGCCGTCCCAGGCTAGTACGGTAGATCCTATAAGTCTTAAGGCAGACCCAGGAGGCTTTACCGATGCCGAGTTAGATGCTCTGACAACGCCAGATTCAAATCAAACTATCGCACCGCCGCTGGCCCAGCCTGCTGTACCTGGCTTAGCTCCAATCGCTGCTCCAGCAATAGCCACAGCTGGTATCTTTGCTGAAAGCCCAACAAACCCAGCTCCAGAATTATTGACACAACAAAACCCTGGCGTAGATGCCATGGCTCAAGCAAGTACTCCAGATACTAGCGATACAGTCATTGCTCCTCCAGAGAAGCTGAATCAAGATAAGTATCAGCAGTTTAAAGATCTAAAAAGTAGTAAGCTAGCCAAGCCGGCTGGAATCGTAGTGAGTGTATTGGCGCTATTTTTGACAGGTGCATATTTATGGCAATCTAACTATTCTAACTTGGCATTCAAAATTGCTAGCGCCAAAGCTGGGGTCAGCGCGAGTGTCCCAGGTTATATTCCGGCTGGCTACAATTTAGGTGGCGATATCCAGACGAACCCAGGCACTGTTAATTATAACCTTGTTAATAATAACCAAAACAAGCGGATATCTATTACTCAGTCCAAGACAGACTGGGATAGCCAAG is a window of Patescibacteria group bacterium DNA encoding:
- a CDS encoding DUF4367 domain-containing protein is translated as MIELSECPNCASDDQVTIAGKIFCMRCGTPAEDNAMIADATAAAPTDSPPAEIPAPPKPPEIISHPSVSKYSDQNVAQPQLVPNSEAPTDAESSTQPAQEPVITPAIQPTPELSPNQSSPSTPTLPATPSNGTAMEAAQIDAEIASLSAPAPVPAPAPAPAPAPAVTPNMSTLPPAQPMPPAVLTPNTVADDITTPTIPAFPSVPATPAFAVAAPQPILDLNTATQYTPAPNTTPNPMPPQPGVLFPLAPVAPPASNIMPSQASTVDPISLKADPGGFTDAELDALTTPDSNQTIAPPLAQPAVPGLAPIAAPAIATAGIFAESPTNPAPELLTQQNPGVDAMAQASTPDTSDTVIAPPEKLNQDKYQQFKDLKSSKLAKPAGIVVSVLALFLTGAYLWQSNYSNLAFKIASAKAGVSASVPGYIPAGYNLGGDIQTNPGTVNYNLVNNNQNKRISITQSKTDWDSQALAESYVAPKAENYLAVQAKGLTIYMLGNNQATWVNKGTWYKIESLNQAISQEQAVKIAGSL